Part of the Terriglobales bacterium genome, CTCTTGCCATTGGACTTGCTTTTCTGGAAAACGTTTGTCCTCGGTTAGATGGGCTGTCCTCGTGCAACGGGCATTGGCGGCGAGAGTTGTTACAATCAACCGGTCGCGAGACAAAATGGCCGATCTTGCCCCCTTCCCCGCTGTCCGCTTCGACCCGGCGAAAGTTCCTGTTGCGCAGGTGGTTACCCAGCCCTACGACAAGATCTCTCCCCAGATGCAGGAGCGCTATTACGCCCAGGACCCGCACAACCTGGTGCGCATCATCCTGGGCAAGGCGGAGCCCGGAGACTCGGAGGGTGAAAATGTTTACACCCGCGCGGCCGCCTATTTCCGCGACTGGCGCGCTTGCGGCGTGCTCCGCCAGGATCCGCGCCCAGCCTTCTACCTTTACACCCAGCGCTTCCGCCTGCCGGCTTCCACCAACTCCAGCGGCGGGGCCCAGCGCCAGGGGGCGCTGGAGCGCAGCGGGCTGATCGCTGCCGGGCGCATCCACGACTATGCGGAAGGAGTGGTTTTTCGCCACGAGCAGACGCTTTCCAAGCCCAAGGCGGACCGCCTGAACCTGCTGCGCGCCACCCGCGCTCACTTCGGGCAGATCTTTATGCTCTACACCGATCCCGCCAACCAGGTGAATTCCCTGCTGAAATCCTGTGCCGGCTCGCGCGCCCCGGACCTCGCGGTGGAAGATGAGTACCAGGTAATGCACAGCATCTGGAGCATCTGCGATCCGGAAACGATCGCCGAGTCGCGCTGCCTGATGGCCGATAAGCAGCTCATCATCGCCGACGGACATCACCGCTACGAGACGGCCCTGGCTTACCGCGATGAGCGGCGAGCGGCGGCGGGAGCCGGCGCTTCGCCCGGCGCGCCCTCCGAGCGCGTGATGATGACGCTGGTGAACATGGATTCTGAGGGCCTGGTCATTCTGCCCACGCATCGCGTCGTCTTTGGTCTGCCCGGGTTCGCTGCCGCTCGCTTCCTGAAAGATGCCGAGACATTTTTTCAATTGGAAAAAATCGAGCTCTCCGCGACCGCGGGTGAGAGATTGCTTCAGGCGGGCAAGACGGGGATCGCGCTGCTGGCGGTCACCCAGGGGAGCGCGCACCTGCTGCGCCCGCGGCCGGACGCCGGCGATCATCTGCCCTCCGGCATGAGCCCGGCGCAGCGCTCGCTCGACGTCGTCTATCTGCACCAGCTCTTGCTCGCGCGCGCGCTGGGGATCAGCGAGGAGGCGATCCGCAACCAGCTTCACATCTCGTATCATCGCGATTTCGACGAGGCGATTGCGCGCGTGCGAGGCGGCGGCGCGGATCTGGCCTTGCTGATGAATCCCGTCCGCGTCGCCCAGTTGTCCGACATTGCATTCCACGGAGGTGTGCTGCCGCAGAAATCCACCGACTTCTACCCCAAGCTGCTCAGCGGGCTCACCATTTACTCTCTGGAAGACGCCTGATGTCCGCTCAAGCTCCACCACCGGCAGCCCATCGGCGGCGCTGAAATGCTCCTCCGTCCACTTCGTTACGCGGGCGCGAGCGTCCTGCTGGGCCTGTGGTCTCTCCTGCTCGCTCCCGCCTCCGAGGAGCAGCGGCTTACGGTTTACTCGGCGCAGAACACCGCCAGCCTTGCGATCGTGGAGCGCGAGGGGAAGCAGTATGTGGGCGTGCTGGAGGCGCTCCAGCCCTTCGGAGCCGTGATCGCCGGCCGCCAGGGCGATCACTGGAAGCTGCGTTTCACGCCGCACGGCGGCGCCACGGGCGAGGCCGAATTCAGCTACGGAAAGACGCGCGCCAAGATCCGCGGCAAGAAGATCGATCTTGCCGATCCCTTGCTGTTCGAGCGCGACCGTGCGCTGGTAAGCACGCGCTCGCTGGGCGAGGTGCTCTCCAGCCTGCTGGGCGGTGCCGTCCAGTTTCACGGCGCCTCGCGCAGGCTGTTTGTGGGCGCGGTGGCGGTGCCGTTCACCGCGCAACTGGAAAAGGGCGCTCCCGCTCGCCTGCTGCTGCGCTTTGCCGGCCCGGTCTCGCCGTTCGTCGCCACCGAGCCGGGGCGCATTCGCATGGTGTTCTCGCGTGAACCCATCGTCTCCGGCGCCAGCAGCTTCAATTTTGGCGACAGCAACATAACCTCCGCCACCTACTCGGAGGGCAATGGCGCAGCCCAGATCGAGGTCAACGGCACGGTGCCGCTCATCGCCCGATTCACGGATGAGGGCCGCACTATCTCCATCGAACCTGCGCCGGCTCCGGCGGCAGCGGCGAAGGGGACTCCGGCCGCACCGCCCGCGGCCGCGCCACCCGCGGCGGCCGCGCCCCCGCCTCAAGCGCCGCCTGCGGTGCGAGCCTTGCTGCCGGCGCGCACCTTCCTGGTGGTGATCGATCCCGGCCATGGCGGCCAGGAGACCGGAGCGCTGCTGACGCCGTCGCTGGCGGAAAAGGAGGTCACGCTGGCCCTGGCCCGGCGTCTTCGCGCCGACCTCGAAGCGCGCAACATTCACAGCGCTCTGCTCCGCGATGGCGATGTCGCGCTCACCTCCGAGCAACGCGCCGCCATGGCCAATGGCGCTCGTGGCACGGTGTATATCAGCATCCATGCCGGATCGGCAGGAACCGGAGTGCGCTTGTATAGCGCCCGCGTATCTCCTGTCTCCGCCAGCCCC contains:
- a CDS encoding N-acetylmuramoyl-L-alanine amidase; amino-acid sequence: MGVLEALQPFGAVIAGRQGDHWKLRFTPHGGATGEAEFSYGKTRAKIRGKKIDLADPLLFERDRALVSTRSLGEVLSSLLGGAVQFHGASRRLFVGAVAVPFTAQLEKGAPARLLLRFAGPVSPFVATEPGRIRMVFSREPIVSGASSFNFGDSNITSATYSEGNGAAQIEVNGTVPLIARFTDEGRTISIEPAPAPAAAAKGTPAAPPAAAPPAAAAPPPQAPPAVRALLPARTFLVVIDPGHGGQETGALLTPSLAEKEVTLALARRLRADLEARNIHSALLRDGDVALTSEQRAAMANGARGTVYISIHAGSAGTGVRLYSARVSPVSASPGGFLPWDNAQGAYLEQSRSLLAAIAMELNNRHIPAVPLTASLRPLDNVALAAVAVEVAPPAGKVEGLISPA
- a CDS encoding DUF1015 domain-containing protein, which gives rise to SCHWTCFSGKRLSSVRWAVLVQRALAARVVTINRSRDKMADLAPFPAVRFDPAKVPVAQVVTQPYDKISPQMQERYYAQDPHNLVRIILGKAEPGDSEGENVYTRAAAYFRDWRACGVLRQDPRPAFYLYTQRFRLPASTNSSGGAQRQGALERSGLIAAGRIHDYAEGVVFRHEQTLSKPKADRLNLLRATRAHFGQIFMLYTDPANQVNSLLKSCAGSRAPDLAVEDEYQVMHSIWSICDPETIAESRCLMADKQLIIADGHHRYETALAYRDERRAAAGAGASPGAPSERVMMTLVNMDSEGLVILPTHRVVFGLPGFAAARFLKDAETFFQLEKIELSATAGERLLQAGKTGIALLAVTQGSAHLLRPRPDAGDHLPSGMSPAQRSLDVVYLHQLLLARALGISEEAIRNQLHISYHRDFDEAIARVRGGGADLALLMNPVRVAQLSDIAFHGGVLPQKSTDFYPKLLSGLTIYSLEDA